One genomic segment of Sorex araneus isolate mSorAra2 chromosome X, mSorAra2.pri, whole genome shotgun sequence includes these proteins:
- the LOC101548592 gene encoding regenerating islet-derived protein 3-gamma-like isoform X2, whose amino-acid sequence MLPPTALSSMSWMLLCCLMLVSQVHGEDIQKEQPAARISCPRGSMAYSSHCYALYTKPTSWMDAEGLQHNGGGWEWSNTDVMNYRAWEQEPPSSPDFGYCGTVTQNSGYRKWKDYDCTKKLPYVCKFKN is encoded by the exons ATGCTGCCTCCTACAGCCCTCTCCAGTATGTCCTGGATGCTTCTCTGTTGCCTGATGCTAGTATCTCAGGTCCACG GTGAAGATATACAAAAGGAACAACCCGCTGCACGGATCAGCTGTCCAAGAGGCTCTATGGCTTATTCCTCACACTGCTATGCCTTATATACAAAACCCACTTCCTGGATGGATGCAGAA GGTCTTCAGCACAACGGAGGTGGATGGGAGTGGAGCAACACTGATGTGATGAACTACCGTGCCTGGGAGCAAGAACCCCCCAGCAGCCCAGACTTTGGTTACTGTGGAACTGTGACACAAAACTCAG GTTATCGGAAATGGAAAGATTATGACTGTACTAAAAAGTTGCCATATGTCTGCAAATTTAAGAACTAG
- the LOC101548592 gene encoding lithostathine-like isoform X1 encodes MLPPTALSSMSWMLLCCLMLVSQVHGEDIQKEQPAARISCPRGSMAYSSHCYALYTKPTSWMDAEIACQKRPSGHLASILTGSEASFVSALMKNTVSLHSYAWIGLHDPTEGLQHNGGGWEWSNTDVMNYRAWEQEPPSSPDFGYCGTVTQNSGYRKWKDYDCTKKLPYVCKFKN; translated from the exons ATGCTGCCTCCTACAGCCCTCTCCAGTATGTCCTGGATGCTTCTCTGTTGCCTGATGCTAGTATCTCAGGTCCACG GTGAAGATATACAAAAGGAACAACCCGCTGCACGGATCAGCTGTCCAAGAGGCTCTATGGCTTATTCCTCACACTGCTATGCCTTATATACAAAACCCACTTCCTGGATGGATGCAGAA atagcttgccagaagCGGCCCTCAGGACATCTCGCATCTATACTCACTGGGTCTGAGGCATCTTTCGTGTCTGCCCTGATGAAGAATACTGTTAGTCTTCACTCCTATGCCTGGATCGGGCTTCATGATCCCACAGAG GGTCTTCAGCACAACGGAGGTGGATGGGAGTGGAGCAACACTGATGTGATGAACTACCGTGCCTGGGAGCAAGAACCCCCCAGCAGCCCAGACTTTGGTTACTGTGGAACTGTGACACAAAACTCAG GTTATCGGAAATGGAAAGATTATGACTGTACTAAAAAGTTGCCATATGTCTGCAAATTTAAGAACTAG